CGTCAAGGCGGTGTCGCTGGGGGCCACCGCAGCGATGATGGGCAGGCCTTACCTGTACGCACTGGGCGCCGCTGGAGAGCGGGGCGTAGATCACGTGCTGCGTTTCATGGCAGAAGGCATGTCGCGCACCATGGCCTTGGTGGGGGCCAACACCCTGGCCGACCTGGGCCCAGACCTCATCGCCTGATCAACACCCGCGGTGGGTGCCGGGCACGACGTGTTCAGACGGCGTCGTGCAGGGCGGCCGACGGTGCCGGCGCACCGATGCCCAGGATCTTGCAGAGCGCGGCGGTCAACTCGACACGGTTCATCGTGTAGAAGTGGAAGTTCTGCACCCCGTGCTCGGCCAGCCGGCGGCACTGCTCGGCGGCAACGGTGGCGGCGATCATCTGCTGAACGTCGGGCACGTCGTCGACTCCGCCGAACAACTCTGGCATCCATGCTGGGATGCTGGTTCCGCATCGCTGAGCGAAGCCGGCCATCCGGTCGAAGTGGGTGACGGGCATGATGCCGGGAACGATCGGGGCGGTGATGCCAGCCGCGTGAGCCTGCTCGAGGAAGATCAAGAACGCCTCGGTGTCGAAGAAGAACTGGGTCAGCGCACGGTCTGCCCCGGCCTCGAACTTGGCCTTGAGGTTGTCCATGTCGGCCCGCGCCGAGGCGGCGCGAGGATGCACCTCTGGGTACGCAGCCACCGAAATGTCCCAGGTGGACCCGTCGGCCCTGGCCCGGATGCCCTCGACCAGTTCGACCGCGCTGCGGTATCCGTCTTCGCGGGTGCCGTCGGTCTCGCCCGCAGGTGGATCACCCCTGAGCGCCACGACACGTGTCACGCCGGCCTCTGCGTAGGCGTCGAGTACCTCGTGAACGGTGGCCTTGGATGCACCGACGCACGTCAGGTGACCGGCGACGTCGAGGTCGGTCTCGCTCTTGATGCGTCTGATGCTGCGGATAGTCCGCTCCTGCGTCGAACCGCCCGCTCCGTAGGTGACGCTGACGAAGGTCGGGCCGAACTCGGCGAGACGGGTCGCCGTCTTCACCAGGTTGTTCTCGCCGTCGGGGGTGGCCGCAGGAAAGAACTCGAACGACACCGTCATACCTGGCCGGATGCTGGCGGTAGGCCACGGCCTGCGACCCAGGCGCTCGGCCATCTCGTTGCTGATCTCGTCGCCGGCAGAGTCGTTGCCCGCAACCCCGAGTTCGGCATCGTCGGCAGGCCCCGAATGGCTCATCTGTTCGTCGGTCACGAGGCTTCCTCCATATGAGAACTGTCGGCAGCAACAGCGCCGGGCGCAAGGTCGACCGATGGCATGGTTGCGGTCCAGATCGTCGTGGTCAGACACCGACCAGTTTCATCGGTGCGATTGGGCGTGAGGTGAATTATCGAATCGACGTCGAGCCCGACAGCGGCGATCCATCTGGCGACCTCGTCGTCGGAGAAGCCCAGGCGGCGGTGCCGGTGTTCGAACCGCAAGCTCTCGAGATCGTGGGGGGCAAAGTCGACGACGACCAGACGGCCGCCCGAACGCAAGGTTCTGGCCGCCTCGGCGATGGCCGAGCCCGGGTCATCGAGGAAGTGCAGCACCTGGTGCAGCAGGGCCACGTCGAAGCTGGCCCGCGGCAGGTCGATGTCGTACACGTCGCACTGCAACACGCGACAGTTGGCGGCACCGGCATCGTCGAGGTTGGAACGGGCGAGGTTCAGCATCTGCTGGCTCGAATCGATACCTACGCCCTCATCGATGCGGTCGGCGAACAGCGACAGCATCCGCCCGGTTCCGGTTCCGACGTCGAGCATCCGCGAGACGCGTGCATCACCAACCGCGTCCAGGACCGCCTTCTCGATCTGCGAGTCCTCGACGTGCAAGGCCCTCAGCTCATTCCACCGCGGCGCCACCTGCTCGAAGTACGCGGCGGCTTCCTCTGCGCGCCGCTGGCGGATGGCCTCGGCACGGACGAGGTCGCGTTCGCAGGCTCCTTCGGTGGTGTCGAGCATCGCCAAGACCGCCTCGGCCAGCGTGCGCCCGGGTACATCGGCGGTCAGCCGGTAGAACGCGCTGGTTCCCTGTGCGTGGCGATCCAGCAATCGGGCGTCGACCAGGATCTTCAGATGCCGGCTGACCCTGGGCTGACTTTGCCCGACGACCGCACAGATGTCGCCGACCGACAACTCGACGCGGCTCAACACGCTGACGATGCGCAGCCGGGTCGGTTCGGCGACGGCCTTGAGAGCAGCCACCAAGGGATCGACGCTCAGGCGCCCAGCGCGGACCCCGCTGCCATCGTCCTGCTCGGTGCTGTCAGCCTTCATTGCTTGATAAGGATATCTTTATCAAGACATGTGTCAAGGACTTCGTTCGATGTCCTCCCGAACGTGGGGCGCGGCGGTTATCGCGATCACCGACGCGACCAGAGCCAACACCGCCACACCACCGAAGGCCAACCGATAGCTGACCGAGTCGCCAATGATGTACAGCGGCACCGACAACAGGGCTCCCAGCGCATAGAAGATGGTCGACGATGCGTACACCTGGCCCGACATGCCGGGTGGGGCGATCAGGCCAACTGCGCTGAAGTACGGCGCCTGCCAAACCCCGTTTCCGCTGGCCATGATCGTCGTGGCCACTAGTGCCACAGCACTGTTGGGGGCCGAACCCACGACCACGGCCCCGATTGCGATCACCGAGAACCCACCGGCGCACAGCACGGCCAGCCGGCCTACCTTGGCCACGTCGAGATCGTCGGCAAGGCGCGCACCCACCACGATTCCGCCTATCCAACCAACCCCGACCAGAAACTGCGTGGCCCCGCGCTCGGTCGCACCAAAGCCGAACTCTTGCTCGAAATAGACCGACACCAGCTGGAAGATCCCCACCGCCGCTGCCGCCAGGAAGAACGCAGCGGCCCAAAACCGCGGCAGGCTCTTCAGCCTCCTCAGCTCGCCAAAGGCAGCTCGCACCGAGATGTCGCGCCTGTCGATGTCGCCTTGCAATCCCCGTCGGGGCGGATCGTCCACGAACGACAGCACAACAGAAAACACCGCTGTCGGAGCGGCCAGCGCAACGAACGCCCATCGCCAACCCGCCCAATCGGCCAGCACGCCGGCGACCACTCCCGAGGCCTGAGCCAGCGGGTTGGCCAACCGATGCACGAAGAACACCCTGGGATGCACGGCCTGCGGATAGACGTCGCTGAGCAGGCTCGGGTGGATCACTTCGTTCGCGTTGCGTCCGATGCCGGCCAGCAGGCGAACCACTAGCAGCAGTCCGATCGTGGGAACAGCACCCGTGAGTGCCGAGGCAACTCCCCACATCGCGGCGGCACCCAGGCTCAGCTTGACCCTCGACACCCTGTCCGAAAGTCGTCCGGTGGGAATCGCGGTGATCAGGATCATCACCGCCGACAGGGTGGCCACGCTGTTGATCACCGCATCGGTGCTGCCGAAGGCATCCCTGATCTCAGGGGTCAGCGTTGCGTAGGCGATGCGGTCGAATTCGTCGACCAGGTTCAGCCCGGCCAACGCAACCACCGGCAGTACCGGCTGGCCGCCGAGCCACTCCCTCAGCTTGGCTGTCGGCGACACGCCGCGACCATAGTCCGCCAGAGCGACGGCGCAGGCCCCGGTGATCACCCGACGGCCTCCCGAGTCCTACGATGGAGACCATGACTGAGATGTTGCAAAAGGTCGCCTCGGCACAAGGGTTCATCGCCGCCCTCGACCAGAGCGGTGGAAGCACCCCCAAGGCCCTGCGCCTCTACGGAATCGACGAAGACCAATACTCGGGCGAGGACGAGATGTTCGATCTCATCCACGCCATGCGCAGCCGGATCATCACCTCACCGTCGTTCGGGGGTGACCGCATCCTCGGCGCCATCTTGTTCGAGATGACCATGGACCGTGACATCGAGGGCCAGGGCACCGCGCAGTACCTGTGGAACGAAAAGAACGTCGTTCCGTTCCTGAAGACCGACAAGGGTCTGGCAGATGAGGTCGACGGCGCTCAGGTCATGAAGCCGTTCCCGGGTCTCGATGGCCTGCTCGAGCGTGCGGTGGCCAAGGGTGTGTTCGGCACCAAGATGCGTTCTGTCATCAACGAGGCCAACGCTGCCGGCGTCGAAGCCGTGGTAGCCCAGCAGTTCGAGGTCGGTGCCCAGATCCTCGGGCACGGCTTGGTGCCCATCATCGAGCCCGAGGTCAACATCAACAGCGCCACCAAGGCCGAGGCCGAGGCGCTCTTGCGCGACCAGATCACCGCACACCTCGACGCGGTGCCCGACGGCCAGCAGATCATGCTGAAGCTCACCCTTCCCAGCGAGGCCGACTTCTACGCCCCGCTCATCGCCCACCCCAAGGTGCTTCGGGTTGTGGCTCTGTCGGGTGGCTACAGCCGTGAGGAATCCAACGAGAAGCTGGCAGCCAACCACGGGATGATCGCCAGCTTCAGCCGCGCCCTCACCGAGGGTTTGACCGCTCAGATGTCGGACGCTGAGTTTGACGCTGCTCTCGACGCAGCTATCGGCAGCATCTTCGCCGCTTCCAACACCTGAGCCCAGGCTCAGGCGAGCGAGCGGCGACGCATCTGCTCGAGCCAAACAAGCAAGGCGCCTATGAACAGCGCCAGCGTGGCCCACACCGCCAGGTGTTCGTCGTTGGCTCCCGTCGCCGGCAGGGTGGTGCCCGAACCCGAGCCGTCGGCGGCGAGGGTCACCCGCGCCACGTCGTGGTCGTCTTCGTCGCCGTTCTCGTTGGCGATTGCGTCGTCGACTTCCGACTCGGAGTTTGTGCGGTCTGGGACACTGTCGACATCGGACAGCACTGCTCCGCCGTGGGCTCGGATCAACGTGCCCGCGGAGTCGACCGGGTTCGCTGCTGCGATCTCGGCCAGGTTGTCGGCCGTTCCGGTGAGGGCAGCGGTGACTCGGAACGTGATCGTGGTCGATGCCGACTGGCCGGGTTCGATGGTGACGCCGCTCAGTGCACCCGACGCCGAACCGTCGGGTTGCATGGCCCAGTCGGGGTCGGCCAGTTCCAGGCCGGCGGGCACGTAGTCGACCAGTTCGATGTCGGACGCCGCGACGTTGCCCTGGTTGAACACCGTGATGCGGAACGTCACCGGGTCGCCAACCGACACCACGGCCTCGTTGGAACCGTTCACCAGTTGCTTTCGCAGGGCGAGGTCGAACCGGGGCTCGAACAGGCCGAAATCGACCGTGAGGTTCTCGTTTGCGTCGGCGGTAGTCGGGTCGTTGTCGGGGTCTTCGCCGGTCGGCTCGGATCCGGTGGCAATCGTGACGGCTGCGGCACAAACGTCGCCCGAACCGTTCTCGGTCCCATCATCGCGGCCGTCGAGATCGTCGTCGACGCCCGAGGTGGGCGTTGACGAAATCAGGCCGACCAGATCGCCGCCCTCGCTCCACTCCTCGGTGGGAATACACACCGTGTAGCCGTCGGCTGCAAGCCCCGAGAACAGGTAAAGCCCGTTCGCATCGGTGGTAGTCGAAGCCAGCATCGAACCACCGGACCACAGCTCGACCGTGACCCCTCCGATCGCAGCCTCGCCGGCGTCGCGGATGCCGTTGTTGTCGGAGTCGAGCCACACCTGGTTACCGATGCTGTGCGTGGCGGCGGGCGGGGTCTCGAAGCAAAGACCACCGAAGTAGGCCGACAGGCCGTCGTGGGGCTGGGTCACCGCCGGGTCGACCACCGCGGGGTCTGACGACGCCGACCCATAGAGCTGCCAGAAGATGGTGTCGGCCGCCGTGCCACCCCAGTCGATGATGGTCCAGTCGCGGTCCTCGAAAGCGCCCGTCGACACATACGAAGCTCGGCTTGCGTTGTACAGCGTCGAGTTGGCCACGCCATAAGAGGCGTTGTCCAGCTCGATTATCGGAGTCGAGCCGAGGCCGTCGACCCCGTCGGCCGGGTCGGTGTCTGTGGTCGACAGGTTTGGATCGGCGTGGGGCGGCGCCTGCCTGACCCCGGCCGGGCCGCCGACCAGCACCGAAACCTCAGACACACCCATCGGGCGGGTGGCCCAGTCGCGCTGACCACCGATCAGCAACTGGGTGATGTCGAGCACAACACGATCGGTCGTTCCGGTTTCGAAGAACTCGAAGGTGACGTCGCCGATCTGGTCGTTCTTGGGCCAATAGCGCATCACACCCGAGGAGGACCCGTCGCCGAGCTGGGCTATGTACGAGCCGAGCCCCGTGAAGTCGGGCGTAGCTTGCGCGTCGAGGATGGGCCCGGTGTGGTCTTTGGCCCACGTGATTCGCATATCGACGCCCAAGCCGCCGATGTCCACCAGGGTGCGTTGTTCCCCATCGGCCACAGCCTCGTCGACACCGACATCGCCCAGGTCGCCAGAGCCGGCGGGCGCGCTCGAAGACGCGTACGAGCTCCAGTCGACACAGGTGGTGCCAGGCACCGCGGCTTCGACTCCGGGGGCGTCCGCCACCGTTGCGAGCCCGAGACCCAACAGCATCGATGCCGCAAGCGCTCGAATGATTGATGTCGTCCGCACGACCACTCCTTGTGACCGCGGCAAATGACAACTTCGTCATTTACCAGCGCGGCCCAGGGAACCACGGTGTTTCCCCGAAGGCAAGGACCGTCGAAAGATCTGAAATACAACGTGACATCACAACTCGGCGAACAACACACAGAGTGACCGGGGCCGCGGGTTCAGCAGCGGCAATGACCCCTCTGTGCTGTATTCGCCGAGCGAGCGGGCGGACCGAACTGTGTTCAGCCCACCTCGCGGCCCGCGACCCACACCTGGCTTATCGCGGAAGGCGTTCCAGCCAGGCCCCTGACGATCTTCTCGAAGGTCCGCGGCCAATCACCTGCGTCCAGTTCCGCAGTGAACGAGGGCAGTTGTGTCAGGTCGACAGCCAGGGCGTCGAACGCTCTTCCGACCTCGATCAGACCCACCGGAATGCCCAACAGTTCGGCCCCACCCGCCGTCGCACACCAGAACGCCGCTGTGGTGTCCACCCGAGAACCCGGCACGCCCCTGTCGTGGGCCAGACCAACGTCTACACCGTCTTCCAGCATCCGCGAAACGGTGACCGCGTGCTCACAGTTGGCAAACACCGACGCCTGTGGGCCGCCCGCTATGTCGGTGCCGAGGCCGACTCGCACACCGGCGTCGAGGGCGCGCCGCAAGGCGAATGCCGCGTTCGAGAAGTACGAGTTCGACAGGGGACAATGAGCAACACCTGCACCAGACGAGGCCAGAATCGAACGGTCCGCGTCGTTCAGATGTGTTGCGTGAGCCAACACCGTGTGGTCTTGCAGCAGGCCCAACCGTTCTAGGGCCTGGGTGTCGGTGCAGCCGTGGCGCTCCAGCACATAGCCGTGCTGCCAATTGCTCTCCGAACAGTGGGTCTGCACCAGCACGCCAGCCGACCGTGCCAGCTCGGCGAGCCCTTCGAGGGCGGCGTCGGTGCACGCAGGGATGAACCTGGGCGTCACAATCGGCTTCACCAGGGCTGTCGGTGCGACCCCGGCCAGGGCTCGAATCTGCTCTATCGACGTG
Above is a genomic segment from Acidimicrobiales bacterium containing:
- the metF gene encoding methylenetetrahydrofolate reductase [NAD(P)H], encoding MTDEQMSHSGPADDAELGVAGNDSAGDEISNEMAERLGRRPWPTASIRPGMTVSFEFFPAATPDGENNLVKTATRLAEFGPTFVSVTYGAGGSTQERTIRSIRRIKSETDLDVAGHLTCVGASKATVHEVLDAYAEAGVTRVVALRGDPPAGETDGTREDGYRSAVELVEGIRARADGSTWDISVAAYPEVHPRAASARADMDNLKAKFEAGADRALTQFFFDTEAFLIFLEQAHAAGITAPIVPGIMPVTHFDRMAGFAQRCGTSIPAWMPELFGGVDDVPDVQQMIAATVAAEQCRRLAEHGVQNFHFYTMNRVELTAALCKILGIGAPAPSAALHDAV
- a CDS encoding metalloregulator ArsR/SmtB family transcription factor — encoded protein: MKADSTEQDDGSGVRAGRLSVDPLVAALKAVAEPTRLRIVSVLSRVELSVGDICAVVGQSQPRVSRHLKILVDARLLDRHAQGTSAFYRLTADVPGRTLAEAVLAMLDTTEGACERDLVRAEAIRQRRAEEAAAYFEQVAPRWNELRALHVEDSQIEKAVLDAVGDARVSRMLDVGTGTGRMLSLFADRIDEGVGIDSSQQMLNLARSNLDDAGAANCRVLQCDVYDIDLPRASFDVALLHQVLHFLDDPGSAIAEAARTLRSGGRLVVVDFAPHDLESLRFEHRHRRLGFSDDEVARWIAAVGLDVDSIIHLTPNRTDETGRCLTTTIWTATMPSVDLAPGAVAADSSHMEEAS
- a CDS encoding MFS transporter, which gives rise to MSPTAKLREWLGGQPVLPVVALAGLNLVDEFDRIAYATLTPEIRDAFGSTDAVINSVATLSAVMILITAIPTGRLSDRVSRVKLSLGAAAMWGVASALTGAVPTIGLLLVVRLLAGIGRNANEVIHPSLLSDVYPQAVHPRVFFVHRLANPLAQASGVVAGVLADWAGWRWAFVALAAPTAVFSVVLSFVDDPPRRGLQGDIDRRDISVRAAFGELRRLKSLPRFWAAAFFLAAAAVGIFQLVSVYFEQEFGFGATERGATQFLVGVGWIGGIVVGARLADDLDVAKVGRLAVLCAGGFSVIAIGAVVVGSAPNSAVALVATTIMASGNGVWQAPYFSAVGLIAPPGMSGQVYASSTIFYALGALLSVPLYIIGDSVSYRLAFGGVAVLALVASVIAITAAPHVREDIERSP
- a CDS encoding fructose bisphosphate aldolase, with product MTEMLQKVASAQGFIAALDQSGGSTPKALRLYGIDEDQYSGEDEMFDLIHAMRSRIITSPSFGGDRILGAILFEMTMDRDIEGQGTAQYLWNEKNVVPFLKTDKGLADEVDGAQVMKPFPGLDGLLERAVAKGVFGTKMRSVINEANAAGVEAVVAQQFEVGAQILGHGLVPIIEPEVNINSATKAEAEALLRDQITAHLDAVPDGQQIMLKLTLPSEADFYAPLIAHPKVLRVVALSGGYSREESNEKLAANHGMIASFSRALTEGLTAQMSDAEFDAALDAAIGSIFAASNT
- a CDS encoding SdrD B-like domain-containing protein, whose product is MRTTSIIRALAASMLLGLGLATVADAPGVEAAVPGTTCVDWSSYASSSAPAGSGDLGDVGVDEAVADGEQRTLVDIGGLGVDMRITWAKDHTGPILDAQATPDFTGLGSYIAQLGDGSSSGVMRYWPKNDQIGDVTFEFFETGTTDRVVLDITQLLIGGQRDWATRPMGVSEVSVLVGGPAGVRQAPPHADPNLSTTDTDPADGVDGLGSTPIIELDNASYGVANSTLYNASRASYVSTGAFEDRDWTIIDWGGTAADTIFWQLYGSASSDPAVVDPAVTQPHDGLSAYFGGLCFETPPAATHSIGNQVWLDSDNNGIRDAGEAAIGGVTVELWSGGSMLASTTTDANGLYLFSGLAADGYTVCIPTEEWSEGGDLVGLISSTPTSGVDDDLDGRDDGTENGSGDVCAAAVTIATGSEPTGEDPDNDPTTADANENLTVDFGLFEPRFDLALRKQLVNGSNEAVVSVGDPVTFRITVFNQGNVAASDIELVDYVPAGLELADPDWAMQPDGSASGALSGVTIEPGQSASTTITFRVTAALTGTADNLAEIAAANPVDSAGTLIRAHGGAVLSDVDSVPDRTNSESEVDDAIANENGDEDDHDVARVTLAADGSGSGTTLPATGANDEHLAVWATLALFIGALLVWLEQMRRRSLA
- a CDS encoding amidohydrolase family protein, giving the protein MTTSVRATVLQTPAPDRLVVLEDQYIELDDAGSIVVMRPAQSGDTADVALGVDGVLMPGLIDTHVHAPQWPQLGTGLDLPLERWLFDYTFPLEARFADAAFARAVWDQMVPALLRLGTTTAVYYSSNDVAATTSLAEACLQHGQRAFVGRVAMDHPLGTPDYYRDADPIQSVQASATSIEQIRALAGVAPTALVKPIVTPRFIPACTDAALEGLAELARSAGVLVQTHCSESNWQHGYVLERHGCTDTQALERLGLLQDHTVLAHATHLNDADRSILASSGAGVAHCPLSNSYFSNAAFALRRALDAGVRVGLGTDIAGGPQASVFANCEHAVTVSRMLEDGVDVGLAHDRGVPGSRVDTTAAFWCATAGGAELLGIPVGLIEVGRAFDALAVDLTQLPSFTAELDAGDWPRTFEKIVRGLAGTPSAISQVWVAGREVG